ggatttGAATCcgtgtttcttacatctcctgcattggcaggagggttcgtTACCActtgcaccatctgggaagccccaagtagcCAATTCTAGCGGCCAAAAACTCTACATAATCTGATTAGTATTCAACAGGGCTTTAAGCTTTTGCTTGGGAAGGATTTTAGCTGTTGCTTAGCAGACACTGAGGAATCAAAGTTTAATCATACATATTTTCATCCATTAAGGAAGAACCTTTATCAACTATTTTTTTTACCTACCCTACCTTGTAGTTAAatccagtttttgtttgttttatttttttaatagaaatgtatttattttaattggaggctaattactttacaatattgtattggttttgccatacattgacatgaatccgccatgggtgtacatgtgttccccatcctgaacccccctcccaccttcctctccataccatccctctgggtcatcccagtgcaccagccccgagcaccctgtatcatgcatcgaacctgaactggcgattcgtttcacatatgataatatacatgtttcaatgccattctcccatatcatcccgccctcgccctctcccagagtccaaaagactgttctatacaaatccaattttaaaaaattatgttaaacTCTTAAGGACTGTTTTAAAGTCTCTCTCACAATTTAATCTTTGAAATACTATGTTTTCATTAAGAGGGCCTGCTAACTCCTTGTTTAAGATGTAGAGGAAAGTACCTGCATAAAGCTGATGTGTAGGTGCAAGGGAAAGGCCTGAGCTGGTGTCCTTGAGGCAAGGGAGGACCTTGTGAGGTCCACAGGGGTGGAGGAACCTCAGATGCTTGTATCTGTAGCTGAAATCATATCATACCCTTTGTGATAATTTAACTAAAGTAGGCAAAGTTTATGTTTTaataaggggcttctctggtggctcagtggtaaagaattcacctgccagtgtaggaaatgaaggtttgatcactgggtcaggaagatcccctagaaaaggaaatggcaacccactccaatcatcttgcctgggaaatcccatggacagaggagcctggagggctacagtctgtgcagtcgcagagtcagacacatgactaaacaacaacaacatgtctTAATAATACAGTGGATGCTTGATGAGctctttgatttttgaatgtttagaGAAGTGGTCCTTAACTAGCTGTGATTTTTGCCTCTTAGGGGACACATGGCAACACTGAAAGATGTTTTTAGATGTCACATCAAGGGGCAGGCGTGGGCAGCTATTGGCATCTAATGGgtatgaaacaggagggaagggggcagggcacaacttttgagaGAATGACAGAGCCTGAGGACACAGCATAAACTGATTACAATCAAATTCGTCCAAGATAGCAGACAAGTcaacttccactagaccttgatCCTCAGTCAGCAAGCTAAATAACACACCCAGGGGTGCCATgcagttccagttcagttcaattcagtcgctcagtcatgtctgactctttgcagcctcatggattgcagcccaccaggcctccctgtccatcaccaactcccggagcttcctcaaactcacgtccatcgagttggtgatgccatccaaccatctcatcctctgtcgtccccttctcctcctgccttcaatcattcccagcatcagggttttttcaaatgagtcagttctttgcatcaggtggccaaagtattggaatttcagtttcagcatcagtccttccaatgaatatttaggactgatttccttgatgattcactggtttgatcttgcagtccaagggactctcaagagtcttctccaacatcacagatcaaaaacatcaattcttcggcgctcagctttctttatagttcaagtctcacatgaccactggagaaaccaaagctttgactagacagacctttgttggcaaagtaatgtctctgctttttaacatgctgtctaggttggtcatgactgttctttcaaggagcaagcgccttttaatttcatggctgcaatggtcatctgcagtgattctggagctcaaaaaataaagtctctcactgcattgtttccccatctatttgccatgaagtgatgggaccagataccatgatcttagttttctgaatcttgagctttaagccagctttttcactcttctctctcactttcatcaagaggctcgttctTCGCTTtcctccataagggtggtgtcatctgcatatctgaggttattgatatttctcctggcaatcttgattccagcttgtgcttcatccagtccagcatttctcattatatactctgcatataaggtaaataagcagggtgacaatatacagccttgacatccttctgtcctgatttggaaccagtctgttgtttcatgtcccgttctaactgttgcttcttgacctgagcacagatttctcaggaggcaggtcaggtggtctggtattcccatctcttgaagaattttccagtccacacagtcagaggctttggcatagtcaataaagcagaagtagatgtttttctagaactctcttgctttcttggtaATCCAACAGAtggcaatttgacttctggttcctctgccttttctaaatccaacttgaacatctggaatttcatggttcacgtactgttgaagcctgtcttggagaactttgagtattactttgctagcatgtgaaatgagtgcaattgtgcggtagtttgaacattctttggcattgcctttctttgggattggaatgaaaactgactttttcagtcctgtggccactgttgagttttccaaatttgctgggatgtTGAGCACagtactttaacaacatcatctttgaggatttgaattagttcaactggaattccatcacctccactagctttgtttgtagtgatgctttctaaggcccacttgacttcgcatttcaggatgtctggctctaggtgtgtgatcacaccatcgtgattatatgcAGTTCCAAGGAACCATCAAAGGACTAAAAGGTGGGGGGTGGCCCATTTCCCAGAattctccaccccttccccaaaatagttggagtAATCCCACCACTCATTAGCTTATGAAATTACCaacccataaaaactaaccacaccacatttcaAGGCGGCTGTACTTACTCTCCGTGATGGCCCACATTCTGTCtctggagtgtgtttctctctaaataaatctacttcttacctatcactttgtctctcactggaTTCTTTCTGAGATGAGACATCaaaaacctgagcttcattaggtcctgaaaccaggtactgtGGGTTTTGATTGGGTTCAAGTTCCAGCCATATGGGTTAGAGTCCAAAACTGGGTTTTGGCAAGATTCTagtcccagccatgtgggttAGAGTCCCAAGCAGGGACTGGGACTCGAGCCCCAGcagttcaagtcccaatctgaggtaaaCAGTTTCAGGTGGAAGCCAGGAATTCTTCTGAACAGCTCACAATGCACTAAACAGCCCCAACTCCACCCCCTACACACAAATTATCTGgttaaaaatgttaagaaaccCTGATTTAGAGGAATAGAGAGGGAATCAGATACATCCCCAACCCCGTGAGTATCAGAACCTTAACCATAGCTATTGTTTTGAGGTTACCAGGTGTCAACCACTAAGGGCTTTACGGATGTAACTCACCTCATTTCCCATAGCAATCCCAGCTTCTGGCTCCTGCGTCTACAAATGAAATCGAGGCTGATAGAGTTTAGAGAACTTGCCCAGGATTATTCTGTTTGAACTAGTAGAGCTGGGATTCGATCCCAGGCTACCTGACTTTAGAATCCTCACACTTAACTCTTACAAAAAATAGCCTTTCATGTACAGGACACTCATATCCTGTAACAACAAACAAACTCAGATCATTGAAGGAAAGCCCTTGAAATTCAGTACCCCTAAAACTAAGTTCCTCTGCTGAGTTTATGATTAACCAATCTATCCAAAACATTATTCCACAGCTTGTCGAATGCCTGTTCCACTCAAGGTTGAGGAGTTTAAAGAAAAagggggggagggcagggaggtggggggacTGACACCAAGCAGGATCCTGTAGAGCCTGAGACCGGGCACCAAACCCTTTCCATGTTcctcatttcttgtttgtagaaaaaaacaaaacatcagcCTCCTAGACGTTCCtcaagttccaaagagcagattcaaacagttaccAATTAGGGGAGTGACTTAGGCAGAGAGAAACAGTAGGGCTGCAATGAGGACTGGGCCTGGTTCCTCCTCAGGGGACCTGCATAACAATCTGATACAAATCTCTGAGTTCTTCTGCAGAAATTAAGATGACCACTCAGGTGTAAGATAGTAATTGTAGGCTGAACACAAGCACAGGGACCCCAGACTGACTGGAGCCAGAAAGCTGACGACTGAAATTACCAGAATAGCATCAGtcacctcaccaccaaccaatcagaggaGGGTTACACACCCTGGAGCCTAACCCTCCAACTTTGCCTATAAAACTTCTTCCCTGAAACCCATGGGGACTTTGGGTCTTTAAGCATAAACTACCCTGTTCTCCTTGCTCGGCCCTGTAATAAACCtatctctgctccaaactctgatgtTTTGGTTGTTTGACCTCATTTGGTATCGGGCACTTGAACTTGAGTTTGACAAAACCCCGTTTCTGAGGATATGAGTTATTTTCATTCAGAGCTGGTCACTATGTAGTCTAtgttgtcaactacaaattggcacttgccaagggcatctgccatctgcctctgcagagactgAACCTTGTGTTGTTGCAGCTGTTGAACTTTGACATACCGTGAAGGGAGTTCAATGGTGGAGAGTGAAGCACTCTGTGCTTCAGGGAAACTGGTGGtacaggtctttagatagatattttcaggaactgatttcatgatcccaatcctgACATCTCtttatatctagaaaagcactaaatattTTCATGGAGACATCAGCTCCTCTTAACTAGCAGAAACCTTTTGTAAAGTAAACATTTGATggcattgaactcccccttcaccaaaatcttatatattgaccttccctcactccctctttggagcagtctctcagagctatctgaggtgctgtctcctgggctgcaatCCTCATTTGCCCCCaacaaaacttaactcacaattgTTACATTGTACATCTTTTTAGTGGacaaacagaactggacatggaacaactgactggttcaaaattaggaaaggggtacgtcaaggctgtatattgtcaccctgcttatttaacatatatgcaaagttattgtttttattcagtcacccagtcgtgtctgactctttgcaaccccatagactgcagcactcaaggcttccctgtccctcaccatctcctggagtttgcccaagttcatgtccattgcactggtgatgccatccagccatttcatcctctgatgccctcttctgctctccatctttcccagcatcgggtcttttccaatgagtcagctgtttgcatcagataacTAAAatactggcgcttcagctttagcatcagtccttccagtgagaattcagggttgatttcctttagaattgactggtttgatctccttgctgtccaagggactcccaggagtcttctctagcatcacaatttgaaggaatcagttctttggtgctctgccttctttaccatccagctctcacaaccatacgtgaccCCTGgtaagaccatagctttgactttacagacttttgtcaacagagtgatgtctctgcctttcggcacactgtctaggtttgtcatagctttcctgccaagaagcaattgtcttctgatttcatggctgcagtcaccatccccagcgactttagagcccaggaagaggaaatctgtcactgcttccaccttttccccttctatttgtcattcagtaatggggctggatgccatgatcttagtttttttaatatttagttttaaactggctttttcactcttctccttcacctcatcaagaggttctttagttcctcttcactttctgccattagagtggtataatccacatatctgaggttgttgatgtttctcccacctatcttgattccagcttgtaattcatccagcccaacatgtttgcagagtacatcatgcaaaatgccaggctggatgaaccacaagctggaatcaagattgctgggagaaattaacaacctccgatatgcagaggGTACCACTTTCGcctccctatatatatatacacacacacacatatatatatacacatacacatatatttatattctttttaggttcttttctGTTACAGAttactacaagatattgaatatagttccctgtgctatatagtaggtccttgttagttatctattatatatatattaatgtgtatattttaatcccaaactcctaatttatccttccctacTCCCCTCCATTTTGAGGATTCATTCCTTTAATGAATCTGGTTTATCCAAGCTACTTGAACACCCATGTTTGCAAACCTGCTTGATAGATAACCCTGCTAAGACTGGAGGGCTTCATGGTGCCATTCCTTCCAGGATGTGATTTTCCATACTTGTCCTCTGGCCACTTGAGTTGACAAAGAAGATGAAGGGAAGAAAACACAATGTCCGAAACAGAGCGACTTGGGCTcagatatttatatgtatgtgttgAAGGGGGTGCTTTCAAGGGAAAGCCTAAAGGGGGGAAATCCTAGAAGGGAGAAATctgcaggaaaaaaatcaaacatgatTAAAGCAGTGTGGTTTGCTTGACtctctaagaaaacaaaaaaagcagtCTTTCTTCAAAAGCCAAGAAGAGCTTGGTGTCTGAGTAGCGTTAGTCCTGGGATGGCTTATACCTCAACCAAGGAAGCATGTCAGCTCCAATATGAGATAGGAAATCTATGAGAAAGTGATCTTTTCAGACTCACCCACCCTTGTATCCCTGCCTCTACCACtataacaaatgaataaatgaatggaatagCTGAAACCAGAGAGATCAGAGAGGGGGTGCTGATTTCCTCCATAACCCAGGGAATCTGAGTCTCAAGACCAGGCCAGCTTACATATGGACTAAGGTGAGAGGACCACTGGATTCAGTTACGACACTTCGGAGTAAGTGCTGGAGTCCTAAGGCGGCCCTGGTAGACTCCTGACTTTATATGACCCCACTGTTTGCAGGATGGTCTGCAGGTAAGACAGCAAGGCAGGCGGTGTTCCCGCGGCTGCAGCCCTGCTCCTACCCTGGCCTCCCTTCCAAACCCTGGTGGGGACACGGGAAGTGAAAGTGGGAGCAGAAGGCCTGTGTGGGCTCTCCTGGCTTCCCTCCCTGACTTCCTCCCACTCCATgcctctgcccagccctgcccaccccatctgccctttcttcttcttccctcttctaGAGGTTATCCAAAGGCAAAGGGATCAGCAGTTCACCTCTAAATAGAAGCCCATATTTCAaatgtttagtaaatatttatatattcataaatagCAAAACCTGAACTAATAGTGAAGATAATTCAGAATACTCTGggctatttgttttctgtttttcaagattAGTATATGGAAACCCAAAGAGGGGAAGGGACACAGTCGGAACTCAACCTGGACTCCCTGATCTTTTGTACTTCAACTGGATTGAATTCCAAACAGTCTTGTGGAAAGGAGACACGTGGCAGCAGTAAACTGGATAATTTCTCACGAGAATGAACATTGCAGATCGTGTCCTAGTTCTAGAAGTTACGGTACATCATACAAGAGGAGCACTTGGATTTACCAGACCCATATTATGAAGAGTGTAAGTGAGAACTTTTGCTAATGCAGAACAGAGACAGCATCTAGACTTTAAGGTGCTCAAGTCGCTGCCTCTATTTATGAATTAATAAAATGCATTTGCTATTATGAGTATAGTCCTCTATGTAGTGAAAGCATCTCAAGTAAGGTATAATTACAtttggttttatatattttgatatgaAGCTGTTATTTCATGCCTGAAAAAACAATATtatcaatttataaaataaagaaattctcCCTAAAATTCCGTTATGCTGATAGTCTCAGGTCATCCTTACCTTGGCAACACCAGAACTGGAAGAAGAGCCAGCCCCATAAATTTTAAAGACTTCCTCAATTGGGATACTGTTCtattaaacaacaaaataataacaaaaatatattatcatatcatgacttttcttttattataaaataaaactattatagCTCCTGCACATTCAGTACCATGCCTGGAGAGCATGGGCACCAGataaataacttcaaaataaatGGATAAGTCAGAGTATCCTAACATCAATTATTTATGCactattttttcccttaaatacatatttttttacaaTACAATATAGAAGGCAGTCTTTttattaacctttaaaaattaaaaatttaatttcaataaattttacatatttagaAACAttggctgaaaaataaaataagtattctTTAATATAAAATGCACATTGTAGATGCAAAATCTTCATAGATGCAAATAATGTTCTTTTCCTTACCATTAAGATTCCAGCATAAGATGATAAAATCATTGCTTCTCGTTCTCTGTGGTTTGGATATACGGGTCTACCCCGAAATGACATTTTCCTAAGGGGGAATATGAATAAGAATGGAGGGTTTATTCTTGTTCTTTTTAACAAGAATTTTTGACAAGATTGAGATAATAATCATAAGTAATAAATAGTAGCCAATGGCTGCTTGCTATGCATTTATTCACAAAACTGATATGATTAATCCATCATCAGCAAAGTATACACTTTGAATTTTGAATCTTCCAACAGTGGTGATGAATTTACCTTCATCTACCCATGTTTCCACAGGTATCAAACCCCAGAGGAGTGGCCACTATGGTGGGCAATTGTGGTTTTACCAACCCATATCCTTTTCTGTTCTTGTGGCAATTGCTTGGGGGTAACTGCCTTCCCCCTGTGTAAGCCTATAAAGCTTCCCCCTGTATAAGCTTCTAGGGGCATGATGATGCCCCTAGATTCCAAGGATGGAAAACGCACTGTGGACTAATTCAGCCAGCATGTTCTCTCCCTCACTCCACCCCCAGATAAGTCAGAGCAAACAGTGTCATTGAGACACAgttctgtgctttttaaaaatccattctccCCTGGCCTGACTGTTGTGATAAAGCGGGGTAAAACTAGAAATAGTGTCCACTCAGAGGAAACAGCCAAGAGGTAGATCCTGATGACCTGGTTTGAGCTTTGAATTAAGCCGTGCCTGATGCCACTCTACCCATGGACTTTCCAGATACAGAGACAATAaatctctcctctttttctttttttttttttctgcttgagtCCATTCAAATTGGATTTTCTGCTTATTGCAACTAAATACTAATGGATCCAACCATTTAGCACCAGGTGTGTGTTCTAAAGcaacagagcagaaaaaaaaaaactggcctcTTGAACAAGGGATTCAATCCTGGCGTCATCAGTTTCATGTTCTTTCTAGCTGAATGAGTCTGCCTGGCACATATAGgtgtggttagtcgctcagtcgtgtccaactgtctatgaccccatggaccgtatcctgttaggctcctctatccaggctttttcaagcaagaataatgaagtgggtgtcatttccacctccaggggatcttcctgacccagggatcaaacccacgtctcttatgcctcctgtattggcaggctggttctctACCACTATCGTCGCCTGGAATGCCCCACATTtgggagaaaatggcaataatCCCGGCAAGCATTAAAACAGTGGTGATTCAAACTGCTTAGCTCAGATACACATCTGGTTAAATGCTTAAGAAGTTACGTTTGATGGTCCTTGGGAAAAGATTGCAGCTTTACCCAAAAAactgatcatttttaaaaaaaatcaaggcatGTACACAATAAAGCACAGTTATATTTCTAAGACAAAACATCTTATGCAAGAAAGATCTGTATCTGACAGAAACCAGTTCACAGGGATGCAAAATATGTAAGCATGGATAAGACTTCCTCAAACTGACGACTGTGAGATTTTTTCAGGTTTCTAGCTGGAGACAAATACTCCATAGTATTTTCAAATCAGAGTGCCTTGTGATAAACTTCCTCTATCATTACTCATtgtttaacaaaacaaaacaaaacaggaacaaGGACTATTCAACTTACACTTTCTCCCACTCCAGCCAAGTTAAGTCTTCTGAGTGATCCAGCCATTGCAAAGCAACATTGATGGCCAAGTCATAGTGTGCCTGGAAGCAGGGAGCACAGAGAACAAAGGAACAGGCTGAGACATTGACTGACACTCACCCTGGCAATGACAATGGCGCGGCTAAGCCTGTTGTCTTTTGTCATGTCCACAACAGTGAGGATCACCAGCGGTGTCCCGTAACCTGATGCTCAGATAGAAATAACTAGTGTTCTTCCGGCATTACATTTAACTCCCCACTagaccaatgtgtgtgtgtgttgggtgggtgggtggaggtgcCAGAAATGATAGATAGATTCATGAGATACTATACTGGGAATCAGGgaatctgggttcaaatctagGTTACTGCTAACAACTCATGGTACTATATCCTTGGGTGAGCAATTGCTGTTCTCTGGGCCTCAACTTCCTtgaattataaaatagaaaaaggggAAGGTAAAGGAAGAGGGACATAGAGAACAATTTCTAATTTGGTGTAACATCAGAAATGTGCTCCCAGGGTCACAGAGGAGGTGTGTCCACCTGATGAGTTGAGGGAATCCCTAGAGACTCAGAAAGGAGGCCTCTGCAGAGCTGGGCTTGAAGGATGAGGAGAATTTCCATAGGTGAGGGACCTCCTAGGCAGAGGGCCCAGTGGAAGCAGGGAACTGCAGGTAGACTTGGGTAAGTGACTAATCTTCCATGTGGTAAAAAGCTAAGGACCAATTCAGTGTTCATTCTTATCGTATTGACCACCTTTTCCTGGTCATTTCTAAGTGTATTCaccatttatctgtcaaatcaTTCCTTCTCAGCTTGAAGAAGAAaggtcagttttgtttttgtgtttgtagATGAATTCCAAGATTCTACATCATCTTAACATTCTCTAAAAATGTAACAATGTAATTATTTCTTTCCgggactgaaccaaactgaaaagagaaaggaagaaaaagagagaaaaggaaggaaggagggaggaagggaaggaagggaggaaaaaaaaagaaaggcagtaATCACTTGTTGAAACCTAATCGGAAGACTGATGCCTGGATAGGTGGAGCTGCCATCACCTGTTTGCTCATTAGAAAGGCACGTCTCCAGCCTCaccccagacctcctgaatcaAAACGGTCTTGGAATAAGACCTCATTAAAGTTTGGCCAGCACTTATCTAATTGGTTTAATTTCTCTATTTAATACATGCATAGAGAAGTAGTTTAGAACATGAAGCCTTCCTTAACTGCTCATTCGGCACCAGGGGAATCAGACTGGGATGGGCGAGATTAGGGGGAGACACGTGGTCCTATCTTCCTCATCAGTGCAAGAACAGTAAATGGGTAGCATAAAAAGGCTGAGGGCTTACTAATCTCTTTTGAATGAGATCTCTTCACAGCTTCTTTAATTTATGTGAAGTAACTTTGATTACATAGCATGAATCTGAGTTTCAACAGGTATAATCACAGGAATTTAGGATTATTCAATTACTTGGTTTTCTCCATGAATGGTAAAAAATTATTACATTTGAAAATTATACAATAGTAGTTTAATCTCATCAAAAGGTGTTCACCATCATGGCTGTCATACTTTTAATTGTGtactcattttgcttttttttatcttttctctcataaaaataaatagcGAAAGTCTCGTGACTTTTTACTTTCTCATTCTTCTTGCTTTCAGTTTAATGAGTTGAAAAGACCACATGAACAATCCTAGGATGACAGATGAGAAAGAGGAAATTCTGAGGGAAGGGGATCAAGATTAGCCTCATTTATGACAGACGTTAGATCCTCTTCCTCCCTGTAACACACATACGACACAGATGTGATTTGCAGCGGCATCCCTGTCTTTACCATATCATCTAGAAAGGTGAGTTGCCTTCTTCCTTTTGGGTCAAATTCATTTTCCCGAAGTCTGATGCCAATGTAATCTCCCCTTAAAAACAAGAGAGCAGGATTGAACTAGCAGGAATGACACAGAAGCGTGGTCTGCCGAAGATTCCTCCCCAGTTCCTCCCTCCTCCACCAAATACAAGAGAAGTCACCGATGGCTCTGGTAGCTGAATCAATATTCATTTTGATTTAAACAGCCATTCTGCAACCCTGCAGATTTAAAGTGTCCAAccataatgaataaataaaactcacATAGAACTGAATTTCTAGGAAAGCAGGGAGTATGATAAACCCCCAATAGGCAGAACAGATGTTACAAAACCGAAAGGATTGAGACCCCCTCTTTGAAGATTCCCCTGCTGCTCTTGACTCCTCCTTTGAAGATTCCCCGCTGTCCTTGCAAAATTCAGGCAGAATGTCTAAAGTTCATAACTTCCAGATATATGATATGCCGTACAGATGTGTTAGTTAGCTTGCAGGCTTTTTTCTCCCGTTAGAATGCAAATACCATTAGGAGCGTTAGACATAAAAACATATCAGTGATTCCGCTTTTGTGTATACTTATCATGTCCTTCCCTAATGGATTTTTAACAAGGGGAGAGTAGAATAAGGGCTCTGGGAGGTGAATAGAAAGGGGTAATACCCTAGGAAAGTTGGGAGGAGAGACTGTATGTAGGAAAAAAGACTCTGGGATCTCCAAGGTCAATCTCACAGTGTTACATAAGTAGAGTTCTGTTGGTCAAGGTCTTTACCAAACATTTTGGGCAAGTT
This window of the Capricornis sumatraensis isolate serow.1 chromosome 3, serow.2, whole genome shotgun sequence genome carries:
- the C3H2orf80 gene encoding uncharacterized protein C2orf80 homolog: MERRLLKKEMKKLLGDYIGIRLRENEFDPKGRRQLTFLDDMAHYDLAINVALQWLDHSEDLTWLEWEKVKMSFRGRPVYPNHREREAMILSSYAGILMNSIPIEEVFKIYGAGSSSSSGVAKVPQAPPFHLSLHPFAMLTAPKAAEYARKQSVKLRRAAMNKNATSSSTRKANAMEWISSKNLSLDTQPKDKVGLNIQIEPN